A region of the Clostridium estertheticum subsp. estertheticum genome:
GTATGCGATACAGTTCACTGCCAAGTTTATATGACTAAAGATGAACGTATAAAAGTATGGGGTAGAGTTAAAGGTGAGGAATACTGGAATAAAATTAAGAATGCAGTTGAAGCAACAGCAACTCAGGTTTTAACATATAATGACAATTTGGTTATGGAGCCATATTATTTTTCTACAAGTAGTGGGGAAACAGAAAATTCTGAGGATGTATTTAGTACGAGTGTACCTTATTTAAGGAGTGTAGCAAGTCCGGGTGAGGAAAAATTAAAAGATAGTAAAAGTAGTAAAACTTTTAATTATAAAGAGTTAAGTCAAATTATAAACAACAATTATGATAGTGCTAAGGTATCATCTTCTAACATTAGAGACCAAATAACAATAATTGATAGAACTCAGGCTGGAAGTGTTAAGAACATTAAGGTAGGAAGAATAACCATGAAAGGAAGTAAATTTAGAACAATGCTTGGTTTAAAATCAGCCAATTTTAAAATAAAATTTAATTCGAGTAGTGTAGAAGTGGATTGTAGTGGATATGGTCATGATGTTGGAATGAGTCAATATGGAGCAGAGGTTATGGCCAAAAACGGGAAAAAATATGTTGATATTTTAACTCATTATTATCAAGGCACCTCCGTATCTAAATAAAAAGTCATATAAATTAGGCTGGTTATCCTATATAGAGGTATAACTAGCCTAAAATTTTGAAAAAAAGTAAAATAAATTTAATAAAAATGTATGTTTTATTAAATTATGGACAAAAATACAAATGGAGGTGTTTGTATGAATAAAAACGCAAACAATAAGGCATTAAACTTTTTCAAGAAGGAGGGCTTCTACGTAATTTTATTTGTTTGTTTATGTATAGTAGCTGCAGTGGCATCTATAACAGCAAATAATAAAAGTAAAATTGCAAGCAAGCAGGAAGCAGTACAAAAGGAACAAGCGAATGCAGGTAATGTAAATGGAGGGAATCAAAAGAAATACGATGGTGCTCTTCAAGTGAAAAAAGAAAATATAGCTAAGACTAAAGAACTTAAACCAGTGCCTAACATAAAAAGTGTAGCAACTGCTGCAGTTTCTAGCTCAGTTAATGCTCAATTTGCAAATCCAGTGGCTAATGGGCTACTCGCAAGAGCATATTCAAAAGAAATTGATTCAGTAGTGTTTAAGACTGATGGAAGCTATAGAACAAATTTAGGAGTTGACATTCAAGCTAAAACAGGTGAGCCGGTGGTTGCGGTAATGGATGGAATAGTTAAAGAAGTTGGTACTGATGTTGTAGGTCAAAATGGGAATATGGTTGTAATAGATCATCAAAATGGCCTTGTTACTAAATATACTAGCTTAAGTGAAAAAATATTAGTAAAAAAGGGCGATAAAATAAGTAAGAAACAGCAAATTGGTACAGTGGGAAACTCTAGTTTAAATTCATATAAAGAAGTATATGGTTCTCATTTGCATTTTGAAGTTTTGCAAAATAATACGAATATTGATCCTGCTAAATATATAAAATATGATAAATACCAATCCACAAAAACAAAATAAAAAATATGACCATTTCAATTAGTTGTTTTTCCGAAATATATGGTCAGATGACTAATTGGAATGGAATTTAAAAGCAAGGTATTGCATATTTATTAATATAGAAGGGTTTAGGAGGTAACACTTTGAAAGACTATATTGAAGACAGAGTATTGGAAGTTGCTAAGTATATTATTGAGTCAAAATCCACAATAAGAAGAACCGCCAAGGTATTTGGAGTTAGCAAGAGTACTATACACAAAGACATGACTGAGAGATTACCAACATTGAATCCTAAAATTGCTAGTGAGGCAAAAACAATTTTAGATTTAAATAAAGCTGAAAGACATATTAGAGGTGGAGATGCAACTAGGCTTAAATATAAGGCAATTGAAGGATAAAACATTTCAAACTAAAAACTATAAAAAATATTATTGGTAAAAAAGGATATTTTTATGGCTTTATGTAATAGAGTTTAGTATAATCTAATTATTCTAATATACTAAAGAGCAGGAGTGAGTTTTGAGATGTTTTTTTTAAAAATGGGCACGGACATGGGAATTGATTTAGGAACAGCAACAGTACTTGTATATATCAAAGGAAAAGGCGTTATTTTAAAAGAACCTTCTGTTGTTGCCATAGATAGAAGTAATAATAGGGTATTAGCAGTTGGAGAAGAAGCTAGGCAAATGATAGGAAGAACGCCGGGAAATATTGTGGCAATACGTCCTATGAGGGACGGTGTTATTTCAGATTATGATATAACTGAAAAAATGTTAAAACACTTTATAAAGAAGGCTTGTGGTAAAAGAAGATTATCCGCTCCAAGGGTTGTGATTTGCGTCCCTTGTGAGTCAACTGAAGTGGAAAGAAGAGCAGTCGAAGATGCAGCTAGAAATGCAGGAGCTAAAAAAGTTCAACTTATAGAGGAACCTTTAGCGGCAGCGATAGGAGCTGGACTCGACATTAGTAAAGCAAGTGGTAATATGGTTATTGATATTGGTGGAGGTACTACCGATATTGCGGTTATTTCTTTAGGAGGCATGGTCGTACGTGAATCTATTAAAGTAGCTGGAGACAGGTTTGATGAAAATATCATAAAATATATTAGGAAAAAGCATAAATTAATGATTGGAGAGAGAACTGCAGAGGATTTAAAAATCAACATAGGTTGTGCTTATAGACAAGATGAAGAGGAAAGCATGGAGATAAGAGGAAGGGACTTAGTTACAGGTCTTCCGAAAAATCTGGCAGTAACATCCGAGGAAATGAGAGAAGCTTTAAAAGAGGCAGTATCGCAAATAGCGGGATGTGCACATTCAGTGTTAGAAAAAACACCGCCTGAGTTATCGGCGGATATAGCTGATAAAGGTATAATTATGACTGGTGGAGGTTCATTGTTAAAGGGACTCGACAAATTAATACAAGAGGTTACTAAGGTTCCAGTATATTTGGCTGAGGACCCGATATCATGTGTAGCACTCGGAACAGGTAAAGTATTGGATTACGTGGATAAATTAGGTAATTCATTTGGTGGATATAACAATTATTTATCAAAGTAAAAAGTGTAAACAAGCTATAAAAATAAGCAATACAATTATTCTAATAATTGTATTGCTTATTTTTATATATTTTAAAAAAATTAAAACATTATTAATTATTATAGATAAAGTAATTAGAGCATGTTAATAGGAATTAAATTGTTTTGATCAGTGGTAAGTGAGTATAAATAATATGAATGTATAAGGGATCTACTTAAAACATTAGCAATTTCCATTACTAAACTAAGTCTTATGTTTCTATTAGTGAATAATTCACTATCATTACTTGAATCTACTATACCAACTAATGAGATATTGCCTACTTTAGGAAGGTTTTTACCTACGCCTTTACCAGGATGGATTGGATAATTCCTAGCTTGGATTTCACCAATATTTGCAATATCGCCGAGACAAGCATCAACACCTATGATAGTGCAGTTTGGATGTTTAGCGTTTATTTCAGATAACTTACTATCTATGTTTAAGGCATGAATTGGATTATCTATAGTGCCATAAACGGGTAATGGAAAGGAACTATTCTTTAAAAAGGTACCAACCAAAGGTCCAAGGCAATCACCTATACATCTATCGGTACCTATGCAAACGACTAGAGTGTTTTTGTCAATATAGTCTTTTAGAAAATTAGAAATTGTATAGTATGCTAAAGGGTCTTTATAATGGGTTTTAGCTTTGCTCAAGAAATATACCTCCTTGCATTTCTGCCTTTGAAAAACAATTCTTATTTATTTTCCTATGAATCATTTATATGAATAAACTCCCAGCATTATTATTATAAAGAATAAAAAAATCATTAATTGGCAAATAATCTATATATAATAATTATTTGGGGTGATATTTTATGAAAAGAATTAATTCGTTATTCATTATTATATTCTCAACTTTAGTAAGTGTGATTAGCATGGTTTCATATCATTACTATGTTAATAATTTGCATAAACCTGAGGTGGCTGAGTATACAAAACATTCTAATTCAAGAACAACTAATAATGATGGGGTTAAAGTGCTTATAAGGGATAATATGCAGGATAAAAAATTGAGTAGTAATTATAAAAAAGAAGAAGAAAAGGTGAGCGGTAGTAGCTCAAATGTAATTTCATCAGATCTAGATACTAAAAAAAATGAGGAGGAGAAGGATAGTCTAGAAAATTATTATAAGTATATAGAAAAAAATGAAAAAGCAGTTTTTAAAGTATCCGCATCAAAAATAGAAGAAAATTTAACTACTTCTGATAAAATCAAGTTATTGTATGTAAGTATGAAGTTAGATAAAGAGGAGTATAAGAAAGTGAAGGAATATTTATATGCTAAAGATGTTGAGGGAGGGGTTCTTAAAGCACTTAAATTATTGAAAAAAGATTTATCGGAAAAAGAATATGACAAAGTTCGGAAAGTTGCTGGAAGGTTTATAGATATGAACTTGGCAGAAGAACTGAATTAACTATATTTAGGTAGGTTATATAAAAAAACTCTTGAATAATAAAAAGTTGTATTAGCGTTTAATACTGAGTAAATATGAGAATGATATAGTAATGTAGAGAAGAAGTCGTTTATTTAAGGAAAATAAATTTGTAATTTATTTTTTTAAGTTGTATAATAATCCTTGTCGACACGGCAAAACGATATATTAATAATGTGCTGGCATGGCTCAACGGTAGAGCAGCTGACTTGTAATCAGCAGGTTGTAGGTTCAATTCCTATTGCCAGCTTCACATATGGAGGAGTTCCCGAGTGGCCAAAGGGGGCAGACTGTAAATCTGTTACGTAATGTTTCGATGGTTCGAATCCATCCTCCTCCACCATTTATCGTGTTTATTTAATTCTGGGAGCATAGCTCAGCTGGGAGAGCATCTGCCTTACAAGCAGAGGGTCACAGGTTCGAACCCTGTTGTTCCCACCATAACAATTTTTTTATAATCGAATAAGTATATGCTAGCATGGCTCAACGGTAGAGCAGCTGACTTGTAATCAGCAGGTTGTAGGTTCAATTCCTATTGCTAGCTCCACATATGGAGGAGTTCCCGAGTGGCCAAAGGGGGCAGACTGTAAATCTGTTACGTAATGTTTCGATGGTTCGAATCCATCCTCCTCCACCAAAAGACATCAATAGATGTCTTTTTTTACTTATTTAATCTAAAAGAATTGATATGTTGACACTGCTGATTGCATGTGGTAGTATAATGAAAACTTAATATTGATAACTCTTATCAAGAGAGGTGGAGGGAAAAAGGCCCTATGAAACCCGGCAACCGGTGCTATGCACCATGGTGCCAATTCCTGCAGTTATAATCTGCAAGATAAGGGAGATGGATAAAACACCTCTTCTTATTTTTGGAAGGGGTTTTATTTTTATAAAAAATTATTATTTAGCATTAGAAAGGAGAATTAATATGAAAAGATTATTCACATCAGAATCAGTTACAGAAGGACATCCAGATAAAATTTGTGACCAAATTTCAGATGCTGTACTTGATGCTATATTAGAACAAGATCCTTACGCTAGAGTTGCTTGTGAAACTGCAGTTACTACTGGAATGGTATTGGTTATGGGAGAGATAACAACTAATTGTTATGTAGATGTTCCTAAAGTTGTTAGAAATACTATTGAAGGTATAGGATACACTAGAGCGAAATATGGTTTCGATGCTAGTACATGCGCAGTAATTACATCTATTAATGAACAATCATCAGATATAGCTATGGGTGTTGATGAAGACTTAGAGTCTAAGGAAGGCCGTACATCGAAAGTTGATTCAATAGGCGCTGGAGATCAAGGTATGATGTTTGGGTTTGCCACTAATGAGACACCAGAGTATATGCCTCTTCCAATTTCTATGGCACATAGATTAGCAAGAAGATTAAGTGAAGTAAGGAAAGATGGTACATTAAAATACTTGAGACCAGATGGAAAAACTCAAGTTACTGTAGAGTATGAAGACAATAAACCAGTTAGAATAGATACTATTGTTATTTCAACTCAACATGGAGTAGAAGCAACTCATGATCAAATTGAAAAAGATTTAATAGAAAACGTAATAAAGCCAATAGTTCCAAGTGAATTATTAGATGAAAATACGAAATATTATATAAATCCTACAGGTAGATTTGTTATCGGAGGACCACAAGGTGATTCTGGTTTAACAGGAAGAAAAATAATAGTTGATACTTATGGAGGATCTGGTAGACATGGCGGTGGATGTTTCTCAGGAAAAGATCCAACGAAAGTTGATAGATCAGCTGCATATGCTGCAAGATGGGTTGCTAAAAATTTAGTAGCTGCAGGGGTTTCAGATAAATTAGAAATTCAGTTAGCTTATGCTATAGGTGTAGCCAAGCCAGTATCTATAGAAGCAGAAACTTTTGGAACAGGAAAAATTTCTGACGATAAAATAGTTGCAATAATCGAAAAAGTATTTGATTTAAGACCAGCTGTTATTATAAGAGAATTAGATCTTAGAAAACCTATTTATAAACAAGTAGCAGCTTATGGACATTTTGGAAGAAATGATTTGGATTTAAGTTGGGAAAAATTAAATAAGGTTGATGAAATAAAAAAATATTTATAATATAAGTAAAAAAGGATGACAATTAATAATTGTTATCCTTCTTTTGCGTATATAATTATTAATTTTAAAGTAAAACAATTATAAAACCATATTTATTATGCAATTTATGGATTATTAATTAGAATTTTGATAAAACTTAAGATAGAGGTATACTATTGATAAAAGTTGTATAACACATATGATATAATATTATTATATAAATTTATAAATAGGGGAGATTTTATGTCAGAAATACAAGGAACAATCGAAGATATAGTATTTCATAATGAAGACAATGGATATATGATTGCTCATTTAAATGATAATAAAAAACAAATAACCGTGGTTGGCGTTGTGCCATATATAAGTGAAGGTCAGAATCTGAAGTTAACTGGAGAGTGGGTCAATCATCCTCAATTTGGTAAACAATTTAAGATAGTCCAATGTGAGGAAATTATACCTAGCTCACTTATGGGTATAGAAAAATATTTATCTTCAGGAGTTATTCAGGGAATAGGACCTGTAACTGCTAAAAAAATAGTACAGCGCTTTGGCGAAGATACTATGAATATATTAGATAATGAGATAGAAAAATTAAAAGAAATTGATGGTATAGGACAAAAAAAGATTCAGTTAATATTTGAATCTTACGCAAAGCAACGAGAAGTAAAAAATATTATGATATTTCTTCAAACATATGGAGTAACACCTAGCCAATGTGTAAAAATATATAAAAAGTATGGAGCAGAATCGATAAAAGTAGTTCAAGATAATCCTTATGTACTAACTGAAACTATTTCCGGTGTAGGATTTAAAATTGCAGATAAGATAGCGCGGAGTTTAGGGATTGATAAAGAATCACCTTTTAGAATACAAAGTGGGATTAATTATGTGGTTAATGAATTCTGTGCTATGGGAAACACTTATATGCCCCTTTTTAAATTGTATAAGCAATCTAAAAACATTCTTGGGGTTACTGATGAAGAAATTGAGAAAAATATTTATGATAATGTATTGAACGGGAAATTGAAGATTGAGAATATAGATGAAGAAGACTGCGTTTTTACTATGCCTTTTTATTATTGTGAATTAAGTATAACTAAAAAAATTATAACCTTATCTATAGAAGAGTATGAAGAATTAGAAATAGATATAGAAGAAAAAATTAATGATTTTGAGAACGAAAAAAATATACAATTTGCGACTTCTCAAAGAAGTGCAATTTGCGGGGCTATGGAAAATAGTATTGAAATTATAACAGGAGGACCAGGTACAGGTAAAACAACTATAATCAATTGCATTATAGAAATGTTTGAAAAAGCAGGACTTAAAGTGTATATGGCTGCTCCCACAGGACGCGCTGCGAAAAGGATGACTGAAGCTACTGGGCGTGAAGCGAAAACAATACATAGACTGCTAGAGCTTGGGATAGGTGGAGATGACAGTTCGCAGTTTACTAAAAGCGAGGAATCTCCACTTGATTGTGATGTATTAATTGTTGATGAAGCATCTATGATAGACATAATGCTTATGAATAGTTTGTTAAATGCGATTACAATAGGGACTAGACTTATAATAGTTGGTGACGTTGATCAGTTACCATCAGTTGGACCGGGTAACGTTCTGAGAGACCTTATTGATAGCAAAAGTGTTAAGGTGGTTAAACTTAAGGAGATTTTTAGGCAAGCACAGGAAAGTATGATTATTGTAAATGCCCATAAGATTAATAATGGTGAAATGCCTATTCTAAATAAAAAGGGTAAAGATTTTTATTTTATTGAAAACAATGAACCGGAGAAAACTTTAAATAACATAATAGCTTTAATAAATACAAGATTACCTAATTTTAATAAAGAGTGGGATAAAATGAAGAACATTCAAATATTATCACCCATGAGGAAAGGCATACTCGGCATAGAAAATTTAAATATCGAACTTCAGAAAATATTAAATCCTAAAATTAAAGGTAAAAAAGAAAAAGAATTTAGAAATACCATATTTAGAGTTGGTGACAAGGTTATGCAAATAAAAAATAATTACTCTATGAAGTGGCATAAAATGAACGCAAAGGCAGATGATGGCACTGGAATTTTTAATGGTGATGTAGGTTATGTAGAAGATATTAATGATGATAATGAGAATGTTGTTGTCATTTTTGATGATGATAAGCGCGTAGAATACGAGGGTGTGAATTTAGATGAACTAATGCTTGCTTATGCTATAACGATACATAAGAGTCAAGGAAGTGAGTTTGAAGTTGTAATTATGCCTATGTTTATGGGGCCACCACTTTTAATGAATAGAAATTTGCTATATACAGGTATAACTAGGGCTAAAAATATGGTTGTTTTAGTGGGAGAGAGAAAAGCTATTAGTTTCATGAAAGACAATAACAGAAGTTTCGAGAGATATTCTGCACTGGGATTTAGAATAAAACAAATAGTAGATGCAAATCTCAGTCTAGATTAATATTACGACGCCGCAGGTGATTATTTAATTATAAAGGAGATTTTACATGGTTTACTACGCAAAATTAAACCTTAGTAAGGAAAAAGATGAAATTAGTAAGGAAATTTTTAAAGCTTACATAAATGGTGAAAATAATATTGATATTGTATCTGTATTTTACAATTCCTCTGATATATTCTTAAAAACTATAGTAACATATGCAAATGAAAACAAAAAAATATTGTATATAACTAATGAAGACGAACGTAACACTGATATTCTTTATTATATTAATAAATTTAGTAATCTACGTCAATATGTGTATTCATCTACAACAAATTATAGGAGTGAAGGTGGGTATTTATATATATGTAGCCATGAGAATGCATTAAACCTACAAGAAAAA
Encoded here:
- the spoIIID gene encoding sporulation transcriptional regulator SpoIIID, with the translated sequence MKDYIEDRVLEVAKYIIESKSTIRRTAKVFGVSKSTIHKDMTERLPTLNPKIASEAKTILDLNKAERHIRGGDATRLKYKAIEG
- a CDS encoding rod shape-determining protein, yielding MFFLKMGTDMGIDLGTATVLVYIKGKGVILKEPSVVAIDRSNNRVLAVGEEARQMIGRTPGNIVAIRPMRDGVISDYDITEKMLKHFIKKACGKRRLSAPRVVICVPCESTEVERRAVEDAARNAGAKKVQLIEEPLAAAIGAGLDISKASGNMVIDIGGGTTDIAVISLGGMVVRESIKVAGDRFDENIIKYIRKKHKLMIGERTAEDLKINIGCAYRQDEEESMEIRGRDLVTGLPKNLAVTSEEMREALKEAVSQIAGCAHSVLEKTPPELSADIADKGIIMTGGGSLLKGLDKLIQEVTKVPVYLAEDPISCVALGTGKVLDYVDKLGNSFGGYNNYLSK
- a CDS encoding ATP-dependent RecD-like DNA helicase; translation: MSEIQGTIEDIVFHNEDNGYMIAHLNDNKKQITVVGVVPYISEGQNLKLTGEWVNHPQFGKQFKIVQCEEIIPSSLMGIEKYLSSGVIQGIGPVTAKKIVQRFGEDTMNILDNEIEKLKEIDGIGQKKIQLIFESYAKQREVKNIMIFLQTYGVTPSQCVKIYKKYGAESIKVVQDNPYVLTETISGVGFKIADKIARSLGIDKESPFRIQSGINYVVNEFCAMGNTYMPLFKLYKQSKNILGVTDEEIEKNIYDNVLNGKLKIENIDEEDCVFTMPFYYCELSITKKIITLSIEEYEELEIDIEEKINDFENEKNIQFATSQRSAICGAMENSIEIITGGPGTGKTTIINCIIEMFEKAGLKVYMAAPTGRAAKRMTEATGREAKTIHRLLELGIGGDDSSQFTKSEESPLDCDVLIVDEASMIDIMLMNSLLNAITIGTRLIIVGDVDQLPSVGPGNVLRDLIDSKSVKVVKLKEIFRQAQESMIIVNAHKINNGEMPILNKKGKDFYFIENNEPEKTLNNIIALINTRLPNFNKEWDKMKNIQILSPMRKGILGIENLNIELQKILNPKIKGKKEKEFRNTIFRVGDKVMQIKNNYSMKWHKMNAKADDGTGIFNGDVGYVEDINDDNENVVVIFDDDKRVEYEGVNLDELMLAYAITIHKSQGSEFEVVIMPMFMGPPLLMNRNLLYTGITRAKNMVVLVGERKAISFMKDNNRSFERYSALGFRIKQIVDANLSLD
- the yyaC gene encoding spore protease YyaC; the encoded protein is MSKAKTHYKDPLAYYTISNFLKDYIDKNTLVVCIGTDRCIGDCLGPLVGTFLKNSSFPLPVYGTIDNPIHALNIDSKLSEINAKHPNCTIIGVDACLGDIANIGEIQARNYPIHPGKGVGKNLPKVGNISLVGIVDSSNDSELFTNRNIRLSLVMEIANVLSRSLIHSYYLYSLTTDQNNLIPINML
- the metK gene encoding methionine adenosyltransferase; translated protein: MKRLFTSESVTEGHPDKICDQISDAVLDAILEQDPYARVACETAVTTGMVLVMGEITTNCYVDVPKVVRNTIEGIGYTRAKYGFDASTCAVITSINEQSSDIAMGVDEDLESKEGRTSKVDSIGAGDQGMMFGFATNETPEYMPLPISMAHRLARRLSEVRKDGTLKYLRPDGKTQVTVEYEDNKPVRIDTIVISTQHGVEATHDQIEKDLIENVIKPIVPSELLDENTKYYINPTGRFVIGGPQGDSGLTGRKIIVDTYGGSGRHGGGCFSGKDPTKVDRSAAYAARWVAKNLVAAGVSDKLEIQLAYAIGVAKPVSIEAETFGTGKISDDKIVAIIEKVFDLRPAVIIRELDLRKPIYKQVAAYGHFGRNDLDLSWEKLNKVDEIKKYL
- a CDS encoding M23 family metallopeptidase, encoding MNKNANNKALNFFKKEGFYVILFVCLCIVAAVASITANNKSKIASKQEAVQKEQANAGNVNGGNQKKYDGALQVKKENIAKTKELKPVPNIKSVATAAVSSSVNAQFANPVANGLLARAYSKEIDSVVFKTDGSYRTNLGVDIQAKTGEPVVAVMDGIVKEVGTDVVGQNGNMVVIDHQNGLVTKYTSLSEKILVKKGDKISKKQQIGTVGNSSLNSYKEVYGSHLHFEVLQNNTNIDPAKYIKYDKYQSTKTK
- the spoIID gene encoding stage II sporulation protein D, giving the protein MRRGFSVIQLKNIILLIIAFVAFVIITSVLIVGVGNNKYINIQKDKNKSTVIKSGDNKSNVAKSGDNKSGIKYDSMPKVTKIRVFMTKKNTIKEINLEDYVTGVVASEVPVEFEIEAIKAQAVAARTYALAHVALLGGGGCKNGKGANVCDTVHCQVYMTKDERIKVWGRVKGEEYWNKIKNAVEATATQVLTYNDNLVMEPYYFSTSSGETENSEDVFSTSVPYLRSVASPGEEKLKDSKSSKTFNYKELSQIINNNYDSAKVSSSNIRDQITIIDRTQAGSVKNIKVGRITMKGSKFRTMLGLKSANFKIKFNSSSVEVDCSGYGHDVGMSQYGAEVMAKNGKKYVDILTHYYQGTSVSK